The Panicum virgatum strain AP13 chromosome 5K, P.virgatum_v5, whole genome shotgun sequence genome has a window encoding:
- the LOC120707257 gene encoding regulator of telomere elongation helicase 1 homolog isoform X1 has translation MPVYSIRGVDVDFPFDAYDCQITYMDRVIESLQQGKNALLESPTGTGKTLCLLCASLAWRRTFGEFLRGGRGGGRGGGSQQPHYGTQQPHYGSQQSGDPLSQQEHSGYPVSQEQHSGYPVIIYASRTHSQLRQVIKELKATSYRPKMAVLGSREQMCVHNEVSKLRGRAQNNACHFLCKKRWCQHNNNVSEFMKNKPDFGSKPFDIEDLVNIGKGKSNGPCPYYISRELSKSVDILFAPYNYLIDPGNRRSLNSIPWDNAVLIFDEAHNLESICADAASFDLHPNNLAACVAEAHECIKLCSAKRSTENSADKQFDPENYAILKALLMALEKKIGELVIESKELGCTKAGSYIYDFLSELNITSDTSKKLIETIDCASLLLEEGNSAETGPGAQAKATVCRLESIRDILDIIFRGGGQDHAKYYRFHVNESQQTSGDALKVLGKSSRTLSWWCFNPGLAMQEFLKLGVRSIILTSGTLSPLDSLAMELNLEFPVRLENPHVISPDQIWVGVVPVGPSGQALNSSYRTRETIQYKQELGSAIVNFARIVPDGLLVFFPSYSMMDKCVEFWKNRNHSNSASENTIWQRICKHKQPVIEPRQSSNFPSAIEDYAAKLRDSSTSGAIFFAVCRGKVSEGLDFADRAGRAVIVTGMPFATPTDPKVRLKREYLDKLGTSSKNTKTLTGNEWYVQQAARAVNQAVGRVIRHRHDYGAIIYCDERFAQPHYQSQMSYWLRPYIKCYSRYGEVVQGLTRFFRDKATSDPLKLKQTDCNGKDCIEPVANKCIPEENLSDLAANPQNECPQITLSVNSTMKSNFMKLAQITPANRSTLATKHNSSSTSQLFSEDQLSRDTKVVDMTDDVAIHGHLKVHTFKSLGLKKAKLLDRSKDAVGLDDVSSKLPQNIESGALARYQGEGSTPQSKKSTIEKACGKNEGICEKSEGQESNSGTSFLKLAREKLSGAEYREFVKFMKALKLKTMHIKDSLEEIAKLFSSPGRLPLLEGFRVFVPKNHLPLYEQLVRKYSVCTT, from the exons atgCCGGTCTACAGCATCCGCGGCGTCGATGTCGACTTCCCCTTCGATGCCTACGACTGCCAGATCACCTACATGGACCGCGTGATCGAGTCCCTGCAGCAG GGGAAGAACGCGCTTCTGGAGAGCCCGACTGGGACGGGGAAGACGCTGTGCCTGCTGTGCGCCTCGCTCGCGTGGCGCCGCACCTTCGGCGAGTTCCTGCGgggaggtcgcggcggcggccgcggcggcgggagccagCAGCCGCACTACGGGACCCAGCAGCCGCACTACGGGAGCCAGCAGTCAGGGGACCCCTTGTCTCAGCAGGAGCACTCGGGGTACCCCGTGTCTCAGGAGCAGCACTCGGGGTACCCCGTGATCATATACGCCTCCCGGACGCACAGCCAGCTCCGGCAGGTCATCAAGGAACTCAAAGCCACCAGTTACAG GCCGAAAATGGCAGTGCTGGGCTCCCGTGAGCAGATGTGCGTCCATAACGAAGTGAGCAAACTCCGTGGAAGAGCACAGAACAATGCCTGTCACTTCCTCTGCAAGAAACGCTGGTGCCAGCATAATAACAATGTCTCTG AGTTCATGAAAAACAAACCTGACTTTGGGAGCAAGCCTTTTGACATAGAAGATTTGGTTAATATTGGTAAAGGGAAATCTAACGGCCC ATGCCCATATTACATCTCCCGTGAACTTTCAAAGTCAGTTGATATCTTGTTTGCTCCTTACAACTATCTTATTGATCCGGGAAACCGTCGTTCCTTAAATAGCATACCATGGGACAATGCAGTACTTATATTTGATGAAGCACACAACTTG GAGAGTATATGTGCAGATGCAGCTTCTTTTGACTTACATCCAAATAATCTAGCTGCTTGTGTAGCAGAAGCTCATGAATGCATCAAACTGTGTTCAGCAAAGAGGTCCACTGAAAATTCTGCTGATAAACAATTCGACCCTGAAAATTATGCAATCCTCAAAG CTCTCTTAATGGCACTTGAGAAAAAAATTGGTGAGTTGGTAATCGAATCCAAGGAGTTGGGCTGCACAAAAGCTGGGAGTTACATATACGACTTTCTCTCTGAACTGAATATTACGTCTGACACATCCAAAAAACTAATTGAGACAATTGATTGTGCTTCATTGCTATTAGAGGAAG GAAATTCTGCTGAAACTGGACCAGGTGCCCAGGCAAAGGCCACAGTGTGTAGATTGGAGTCAATTAGGGACATTTTAGACataatttttaggggcggtggTCAAGACCATGCCAAATATTATCGA TTTCATGTGAACGAATCTCAGCAAACATCTGGAGATGCATTGAAAGTTCTGG GTAAATCTTCAAGAACCCTTAGTTGGTGGTGTTTCAACCCGGGGCTTGCGATGCAAGAATTTCTCAAGCTGGGTGTGCGCTCCATTATATTAACTTCTGGCACTTTATCTCCCTTGGATTCACTAGCCATGGAACTAAACCT TGAATTCCCAGTTAGATTAGAGAATCCTCATGTCATTTCCCCAGATCAAATATGGGTTGGAGTAGTGCCTGTGGGCCCTTCTGGACAAGCACTTAATTCCTCTTATCGTACGCGTGAGACTATACAATATAAACAAGAATTGGGTTCTGCTATAG TAAACTTCGCGCGCATTGTGCCAGACGGACTCCTTGTTTTCTTCCCTTCATATTCTATGATGGATAAGTGTGTCGAATTCTGGAAAAATAGG AACCATTCAAATTCAGCATCTGAGAACACAATCTGGCAGCGAATCTGTAAGCACAAGCAGCCAGTTATAGAGCCTAGGCAATCATCAAACTTTCCAAGTGCAATCGAG GATTATGCAGCAAAATTACGCGATTCTTCTACTTCTGGGGCAATATTTTTTGCAGTTTGTCGTGGCAAA GTTAGTGAGGGTCTTGATTTTGCTGACCGTGCTGGGAGGGCAGTAATAGTTACTGGAATGCCCTTCGCTACCCCAACTGATCCGAAG GTTCGGCTCAAGCGTGAGTATTTGGATAAGCTGGGCACATCATCTAAGAACACAAAG ACGTTGACAGGAAACGAATGGTATGTGCAACAGGCAGCAAGGGCTGTCAATCAGGCTGTTGGACGTGTTATCAGACACCGCCATGACTATGGAGCTATAATATACTGTGACGAAAG GTTTGCGCAGCCACACTATCAATCTCAGATGTCGTATTGGCTCCGACCTTATATAAAG TGCTACTCAAGATATGGAGAAGTAGTCCAAGGATTGACCCGTTTTTTTCGAGATAAAGCTACTTCAGATCCTTTAAAGCTAAAACAAACAGATTGTAATGGTAAAG ATTGTATAGAACCAGTTGCAAACAAATGCATACCTGAAGAGAATCTATCAGATTTG GCTGCCAATCCACAAAATGAGTGCCCGCAAATTACATTATCAGTAAATTCGACCATGAAGAGTAACTTTATGAAGTTGGCTCAGATCACTCCTGCTAATCGTTCTACCCTTGCTACAAAGCACAACTCTTCATCGACGTCACAGCTCTTCTCTGAAGACCAACTGTCACGGGATACAAAGGTTGTTGATATGACTGATGATGTGGCAATACATGGGCATCTGAAGGTACATACCTTCAAGTCTTTAGGTCTTAAAAAAGCTAAACTATTGGACAGATCCAAAGATGCTGTTGGCTTGGATGATGTCTCTTCAAAATTGCCTCAAAATATCGAATCAGGAGCTTTGGCTAGATACCAGGGTGAAGGATCTACACCTCAATCAAAGAAAAGCACCATAGAAAAAGCATGTGGAAAGAATGAGGGTATCTGTGAAAAATCTGAAGGCCAGGAATCTAACTCAGGGACATCCTTCTTGAAGCTG GCCCGAGAAAAGCTTAGTGGTGCAGAGTACAGAGAGTTTGTTAAATTTATGAAGGCCTTAAAATTGAAGACTATGCACATCAAAGATTCACTTGAAGAAATAGCAAAGCTTTTCTCCTCTCCAGGAAGACTTCCACTTCTTGAAGG GTTCAGGGTTTTTGTTCCGAAGAACCATCTTCCACTATATGAGCAGCTTGTTCGAAAATATAGTGTTTGTACTACATGA
- the LOC120707257 gene encoding regulator of telomere elongation helicase 1 homolog isoform X2: MPVYSIRGVDVDFPFDAYDCQITYMDRVIESLQQGKNALLESPTGTGKTLCLLCASLAWRRTFGEFLRGGRGGGRGGGSQQPHYGTQQPHYGSQQSGDPLSQQEHSGYPVSQEQHSGYPVIIYASRTHSQLRQVIKELKATSYRPKMAVLGSREQMCVHNEVSKLRGRAQNNACHFLCKKRWCQHNNNVSEFMKNKPDFGSKPFDIEDLVNIGKGKSNGPCPYYISRELSKSVDILFAPYNYLIDPGNRRSLNSIPWDNAVLIFDEAHNLESICADAASFDLHPNNLAACVAEAHECIKLCSAKRSTENSADKQFDPENYAILKALLMALEKKIGELVIESKELGCTKAGSYIYDFLSELNITSDTSKKLIETIDCASLLLEEGNSAETGPGAQAKATVCRLESIRDILDIIFRGGGQDHAKYYRFHVNESQQTSGDALKVLGKSSRTLSWWCFNPGLAMQEFLKLGVRSIILTSGTLSPLDSLAMELNLEFPVRLENPHVISPDQIWVGVVPVGPSGQALNSSYRTRETIQYKQELGSAIVNFARIVPDGLLVFFPSYSMMDKCVEFWKNRNHSNSASENTIWQRICKHKQPVIEPRQSSNFPSAIEDYAAKLRDSSTSGAIFFAVCRGKVSEGLDFADRAGRAVIVTGMPFATPTDPKVRLKREYLDKLGTSSKNTKTLTGNEWYVQQAARAVNQAVGRVIRHRHDYGAIIYCDERFAQPHYQSQMSYWLRPYIKCYSRYGEVVQGLTRFFRDKATSDPLKLKQTDCNDCIEPVANKCIPEENLSDLAANPQNECPQITLSVNSTMKSNFMKLAQITPANRSTLATKHNSSSTSQLFSEDQLSRDTKVVDMTDDVAIHGHLKVHTFKSLGLKKAKLLDRSKDAVGLDDVSSKLPQNIESGALARYQGEGSTPQSKKSTIEKACGKNEGICEKSEGQESNSGTSFLKLAREKLSGAEYREFVKFMKALKLKTMHIKDSLEEIAKLFSSPGRLPLLEGFRVFVPKNHLPLYEQLVRKYSVCTT, from the exons atgCCGGTCTACAGCATCCGCGGCGTCGATGTCGACTTCCCCTTCGATGCCTACGACTGCCAGATCACCTACATGGACCGCGTGATCGAGTCCCTGCAGCAG GGGAAGAACGCGCTTCTGGAGAGCCCGACTGGGACGGGGAAGACGCTGTGCCTGCTGTGCGCCTCGCTCGCGTGGCGCCGCACCTTCGGCGAGTTCCTGCGgggaggtcgcggcggcggccgcggcggcgggagccagCAGCCGCACTACGGGACCCAGCAGCCGCACTACGGGAGCCAGCAGTCAGGGGACCCCTTGTCTCAGCAGGAGCACTCGGGGTACCCCGTGTCTCAGGAGCAGCACTCGGGGTACCCCGTGATCATATACGCCTCCCGGACGCACAGCCAGCTCCGGCAGGTCATCAAGGAACTCAAAGCCACCAGTTACAG GCCGAAAATGGCAGTGCTGGGCTCCCGTGAGCAGATGTGCGTCCATAACGAAGTGAGCAAACTCCGTGGAAGAGCACAGAACAATGCCTGTCACTTCCTCTGCAAGAAACGCTGGTGCCAGCATAATAACAATGTCTCTG AGTTCATGAAAAACAAACCTGACTTTGGGAGCAAGCCTTTTGACATAGAAGATTTGGTTAATATTGGTAAAGGGAAATCTAACGGCCC ATGCCCATATTACATCTCCCGTGAACTTTCAAAGTCAGTTGATATCTTGTTTGCTCCTTACAACTATCTTATTGATCCGGGAAACCGTCGTTCCTTAAATAGCATACCATGGGACAATGCAGTACTTATATTTGATGAAGCACACAACTTG GAGAGTATATGTGCAGATGCAGCTTCTTTTGACTTACATCCAAATAATCTAGCTGCTTGTGTAGCAGAAGCTCATGAATGCATCAAACTGTGTTCAGCAAAGAGGTCCACTGAAAATTCTGCTGATAAACAATTCGACCCTGAAAATTATGCAATCCTCAAAG CTCTCTTAATGGCACTTGAGAAAAAAATTGGTGAGTTGGTAATCGAATCCAAGGAGTTGGGCTGCACAAAAGCTGGGAGTTACATATACGACTTTCTCTCTGAACTGAATATTACGTCTGACACATCCAAAAAACTAATTGAGACAATTGATTGTGCTTCATTGCTATTAGAGGAAG GAAATTCTGCTGAAACTGGACCAGGTGCCCAGGCAAAGGCCACAGTGTGTAGATTGGAGTCAATTAGGGACATTTTAGACataatttttaggggcggtggTCAAGACCATGCCAAATATTATCGA TTTCATGTGAACGAATCTCAGCAAACATCTGGAGATGCATTGAAAGTTCTGG GTAAATCTTCAAGAACCCTTAGTTGGTGGTGTTTCAACCCGGGGCTTGCGATGCAAGAATTTCTCAAGCTGGGTGTGCGCTCCATTATATTAACTTCTGGCACTTTATCTCCCTTGGATTCACTAGCCATGGAACTAAACCT TGAATTCCCAGTTAGATTAGAGAATCCTCATGTCATTTCCCCAGATCAAATATGGGTTGGAGTAGTGCCTGTGGGCCCTTCTGGACAAGCACTTAATTCCTCTTATCGTACGCGTGAGACTATACAATATAAACAAGAATTGGGTTCTGCTATAG TAAACTTCGCGCGCATTGTGCCAGACGGACTCCTTGTTTTCTTCCCTTCATATTCTATGATGGATAAGTGTGTCGAATTCTGGAAAAATAGG AACCATTCAAATTCAGCATCTGAGAACACAATCTGGCAGCGAATCTGTAAGCACAAGCAGCCAGTTATAGAGCCTAGGCAATCATCAAACTTTCCAAGTGCAATCGAG GATTATGCAGCAAAATTACGCGATTCTTCTACTTCTGGGGCAATATTTTTTGCAGTTTGTCGTGGCAAA GTTAGTGAGGGTCTTGATTTTGCTGACCGTGCTGGGAGGGCAGTAATAGTTACTGGAATGCCCTTCGCTACCCCAACTGATCCGAAG GTTCGGCTCAAGCGTGAGTATTTGGATAAGCTGGGCACATCATCTAAGAACACAAAG ACGTTGACAGGAAACGAATGGTATGTGCAACAGGCAGCAAGGGCTGTCAATCAGGCTGTTGGACGTGTTATCAGACACCGCCATGACTATGGAGCTATAATATACTGTGACGAAAG GTTTGCGCAGCCACACTATCAATCTCAGATGTCGTATTGGCTCCGACCTTATATAAAG TGCTACTCAAGATATGGAGAAGTAGTCCAAGGATTGACCCGTTTTTTTCGAGATAAAGCTACTTCAGATCCTTTAAAGCTAAAACAAACAGATTGTAATG ATTGTATAGAACCAGTTGCAAACAAATGCATACCTGAAGAGAATCTATCAGATTTG GCTGCCAATCCACAAAATGAGTGCCCGCAAATTACATTATCAGTAAATTCGACCATGAAGAGTAACTTTATGAAGTTGGCTCAGATCACTCCTGCTAATCGTTCTACCCTTGCTACAAAGCACAACTCTTCATCGACGTCACAGCTCTTCTCTGAAGACCAACTGTCACGGGATACAAAGGTTGTTGATATGACTGATGATGTGGCAATACATGGGCATCTGAAGGTACATACCTTCAAGTCTTTAGGTCTTAAAAAAGCTAAACTATTGGACAGATCCAAAGATGCTGTTGGCTTGGATGATGTCTCTTCAAAATTGCCTCAAAATATCGAATCAGGAGCTTTGGCTAGATACCAGGGTGAAGGATCTACACCTCAATCAAAGAAAAGCACCATAGAAAAAGCATGTGGAAAGAATGAGGGTATCTGTGAAAAATCTGAAGGCCAGGAATCTAACTCAGGGACATCCTTCTTGAAGCTG GCCCGAGAAAAGCTTAGTGGTGCAGAGTACAGAGAGTTTGTTAAATTTATGAAGGCCTTAAAATTGAAGACTATGCACATCAAAGATTCACTTGAAGAAATAGCAAAGCTTTTCTCCTCTCCAGGAAGACTTCCACTTCTTGAAGG GTTCAGGGTTTTTGTTCCGAAGAACCATCTTCCACTATATGAGCAGCTTGTTCGAAAATATAGTGTTTGTACTACATGA
- the LOC120707257 gene encoding regulator of telomere elongation helicase 1 homolog isoform X4: protein MKNKPDFGSKPFDIEDLVNIGKGKSNGPCPYYISRELSKSVDILFAPYNYLIDPGNRRSLNSIPWDNAVLIFDEAHNLESICADAASFDLHPNNLAACVAEAHECIKLCSAKRSTENSADKQFDPENYAILKALLMALEKKIGELVIESKELGCTKAGSYIYDFLSELNITSDTSKKLIETIDCASLLLEEGNSAETGPGAQAKATVCRLESIRDILDIIFRGGGQDHAKYYRFHVNESQQTSGDALKVLGKSSRTLSWWCFNPGLAMQEFLKLGVRSIILTSGTLSPLDSLAMELNLEFPVRLENPHVISPDQIWVGVVPVGPSGQALNSSYRTRETIQYKQELGSAIVNFARIVPDGLLVFFPSYSMMDKCVEFWKNRNHSNSASENTIWQRICKHKQPVIEPRQSSNFPSAIEDYAAKLRDSSTSGAIFFAVCRGKVSEGLDFADRAGRAVIVTGMPFATPTDPKVRLKREYLDKLGTSSKNTKTLTGNEWYVQQAARAVNQAVGRVIRHRHDYGAIIYCDERFAQPHYQSQMSYWLRPYIKCYSRYGEVVQGLTRFFRDKATSDPLKLKQTDCNGKDCIEPVANKCIPEENLSDLAANPQNECPQITLSVNSTMKSNFMKLAQITPANRSTLATKHNSSSTSQLFSEDQLSRDTKVVDMTDDVAIHGHLKVHTFKSLGLKKAKLLDRSKDAVGLDDVSSKLPQNIESGALARYQGEGSTPQSKKSTIEKACGKNEGICEKSEGQESNSGTSFLKLAREKLSGAEYREFVKFMKALKLKTMHIKDSLEEIAKLFSSPGRLPLLEGFRVFVPKNHLPLYEQLVRKYSVCTT from the exons ATGAAAAACAAACCTGACTTTGGGAGCAAGCCTTTTGACATAGAAGATTTGGTTAATATTGGTAAAGGGAAATCTAACGGCCC ATGCCCATATTACATCTCCCGTGAACTTTCAAAGTCAGTTGATATCTTGTTTGCTCCTTACAACTATCTTATTGATCCGGGAAACCGTCGTTCCTTAAATAGCATACCATGGGACAATGCAGTACTTATATTTGATGAAGCACACAACTTG GAGAGTATATGTGCAGATGCAGCTTCTTTTGACTTACATCCAAATAATCTAGCTGCTTGTGTAGCAGAAGCTCATGAATGCATCAAACTGTGTTCAGCAAAGAGGTCCACTGAAAATTCTGCTGATAAACAATTCGACCCTGAAAATTATGCAATCCTCAAAG CTCTCTTAATGGCACTTGAGAAAAAAATTGGTGAGTTGGTAATCGAATCCAAGGAGTTGGGCTGCACAAAAGCTGGGAGTTACATATACGACTTTCTCTCTGAACTGAATATTACGTCTGACACATCCAAAAAACTAATTGAGACAATTGATTGTGCTTCATTGCTATTAGAGGAAG GAAATTCTGCTGAAACTGGACCAGGTGCCCAGGCAAAGGCCACAGTGTGTAGATTGGAGTCAATTAGGGACATTTTAGACataatttttaggggcggtggTCAAGACCATGCCAAATATTATCGA TTTCATGTGAACGAATCTCAGCAAACATCTGGAGATGCATTGAAAGTTCTGG GTAAATCTTCAAGAACCCTTAGTTGGTGGTGTTTCAACCCGGGGCTTGCGATGCAAGAATTTCTCAAGCTGGGTGTGCGCTCCATTATATTAACTTCTGGCACTTTATCTCCCTTGGATTCACTAGCCATGGAACTAAACCT TGAATTCCCAGTTAGATTAGAGAATCCTCATGTCATTTCCCCAGATCAAATATGGGTTGGAGTAGTGCCTGTGGGCCCTTCTGGACAAGCACTTAATTCCTCTTATCGTACGCGTGAGACTATACAATATAAACAAGAATTGGGTTCTGCTATAG TAAACTTCGCGCGCATTGTGCCAGACGGACTCCTTGTTTTCTTCCCTTCATATTCTATGATGGATAAGTGTGTCGAATTCTGGAAAAATAGG AACCATTCAAATTCAGCATCTGAGAACACAATCTGGCAGCGAATCTGTAAGCACAAGCAGCCAGTTATAGAGCCTAGGCAATCATCAAACTTTCCAAGTGCAATCGAG GATTATGCAGCAAAATTACGCGATTCTTCTACTTCTGGGGCAATATTTTTTGCAGTTTGTCGTGGCAAA GTTAGTGAGGGTCTTGATTTTGCTGACCGTGCTGGGAGGGCAGTAATAGTTACTGGAATGCCCTTCGCTACCCCAACTGATCCGAAG GTTCGGCTCAAGCGTGAGTATTTGGATAAGCTGGGCACATCATCTAAGAACACAAAG ACGTTGACAGGAAACGAATGGTATGTGCAACAGGCAGCAAGGGCTGTCAATCAGGCTGTTGGACGTGTTATCAGACACCGCCATGACTATGGAGCTATAATATACTGTGACGAAAG GTTTGCGCAGCCACACTATCAATCTCAGATGTCGTATTGGCTCCGACCTTATATAAAG TGCTACTCAAGATATGGAGAAGTAGTCCAAGGATTGACCCGTTTTTTTCGAGATAAAGCTACTTCAGATCCTTTAAAGCTAAAACAAACAGATTGTAATGGTAAAG ATTGTATAGAACCAGTTGCAAACAAATGCATACCTGAAGAGAATCTATCAGATTTG GCTGCCAATCCACAAAATGAGTGCCCGCAAATTACATTATCAGTAAATTCGACCATGAAGAGTAACTTTATGAAGTTGGCTCAGATCACTCCTGCTAATCGTTCTACCCTTGCTACAAAGCACAACTCTTCATCGACGTCACAGCTCTTCTCTGAAGACCAACTGTCACGGGATACAAAGGTTGTTGATATGACTGATGATGTGGCAATACATGGGCATCTGAAGGTACATACCTTCAAGTCTTTAGGTCTTAAAAAAGCTAAACTATTGGACAGATCCAAAGATGCTGTTGGCTTGGATGATGTCTCTTCAAAATTGCCTCAAAATATCGAATCAGGAGCTTTGGCTAGATACCAGGGTGAAGGATCTACACCTCAATCAAAGAAAAGCACCATAGAAAAAGCATGTGGAAAGAATGAGGGTATCTGTGAAAAATCTGAAGGCCAGGAATCTAACTCAGGGACATCCTTCTTGAAGCTG GCCCGAGAAAAGCTTAGTGGTGCAGAGTACAGAGAGTTTGTTAAATTTATGAAGGCCTTAAAATTGAAGACTATGCACATCAAAGATTCACTTGAAGAAATAGCAAAGCTTTTCTCCTCTCCAGGAAGACTTCCACTTCTTGAAGG GTTCAGGGTTTTTGTTCCGAAGAACCATCTTCCACTATATGAGCAGCTTGTTCGAAAATATAGTGTTTGTACTACATGA